Proteins from a genomic interval of Nematostella vectensis chromosome 5, jaNemVect1.1, whole genome shotgun sequence:
- the LOC125562957 gene encoding tigger transposable element-derived protein 4-like produces the protein MAKRNLKCIDLNRKIELNYAKDNPTHGVRVIAAKYGIGKTQVSKILQNKATILASYENNNGHIKLKRIKTGKYANVNDAVWDWYQMCRNFNIPISGTMIQEEVMIIAERLGLNEFTGSNGWLEKFKRQHNIGQRAVSGEEAGVNPETVESWKERAREITRGWDAKNVWNVDETGCLWRGLPEKSLNERGMRCSGGKKSKQRNTWAFFVNAAGENEPPIVIGRSENPRCFKNLQNKQVFCKRQSMDKN, from the coding sequence ATGGCTAAGCGAAATCTAAAATGCATTGACTTAAATAGAAAAATCGAACTCAACTATGCAAAGGACAACCCTACGCATGGTGTTCGAGTTATTGCAGCTAAATATGGTATCGGGAAAACTCAGGTATCGAAAATTTTGCAGAATAAGGCAACCATTCTCGCGAGCTATGAAAACAACAATGGTCATATCAAACTTAAGAGAATCAAAACGGGAAAGTATGCCAATGTAAACGATGCTGTTTGGGATTGGTATCAAATGTGCCGTAATTTTAACATACCCATCTCTGGTACTATGATACAAGAGGAAGTGATGATCATTGCTGAAAGACTAGGTTTGAATGAATTCACAGGATCAAATGGATGGCTTGAGAAATTCAAGAGACAGCATAACATCGGTCAGAGGGCAGTGTCAGGAGAGGAAGCTGGAGTGAACCCAGAGACGGTAGAAAGCTGGAAAGAAAGGGCCAGAGAAATCACTAGAGGGTGGGATGCTAAGAACGTTTGGAATGTGGACGAAACTGGTTGCTTATGGAGAGGACTTCCAGAGAAAAGCTTGAATGAACGAGGCATGCGTTGTAGTGGCGGGAAAAAGTCAAAACAAAGGAACACTTGGGCATTCTTTGTTAATGCAGCGGGAGAGAATGAACCTCCAATAGTTATAGGTCGGTCTGAGAACCCGCGCTGTTTTAAGAATCTACAGAACAAGCAGGTATTTTGCAAACGACAAAGCATGGATAAGAACTGA
- the LOC116617947 gene encoding uncharacterized protein LOC116617947: MAWGMEELLEQIRAEVELREEHKVSAGTNKKPQEGTAVKSSASSLVVSNGQGTCVYCLGKHSSEKCEEIKLPVERARKATLPVVRREWVCINAFGQRNQKGALREVVEFSVNPVNGGNSISMQAFVVPEISYIHNSHVELVRDQFPHLEGLWFSDVNRVQDQPSEQTECLDREIAKLWDLETLGIRETRGVQEEFLDNISFNGERYSVKLPWKVNHKPLPTNNESSLGRLHSTMRKFRQEPEVLDQYEAVIKNQLEAGVIEPVHALEEGNKIHYLAHRAVVRRHIPTSTPVIVIYDESAKTGKGGVSLNDCLHVGPSLNALLFNVLLRFRLHRIALTADIEKAFLNIEVDLKDRDCLRFLFPEDPRKEDSVIKV, from the exons ATGGCCTGGGGTATGGAGGAATTACTAGAACAGATCAGAGCAGAGGTAGAGCTGAGGGAAGAACACAAAGTCTCAGCGGGAACGAACAAGAAACCGCAGGAGGGAACGGCCGTCAAATCATCAGCAAGCTCGCTGGTTGTATCAAATGGACAGGGAACTTGTGTCTATTGTCTCGGAAAACACAGCTCAGAGAAATGCGAGGAGATCAAGCTTCCTGTAGAGC GGGCGCGCAAAGCCACGCTTCCGGTAGTCAGGCGTGAATGGGTATGCATCAACGCGTTTGGTCAGCGCAACCAAAAGGGCGCGCTCAGGGAAGTCGTGGAGTTTAGTGTAAATCCTGTTAATGGGGGAAATAGCATTAGCATGCAGGCGTTTGTAGTGCCAGAGATCTCTTACATTCATAATAGTCATGTCGAGTTAGTCAGAGACCAGTTTCCACACTTAGAGGGCTTGTGGTTTTCAGATGTAAATAGAG TTCAAGACCAGCCTTCAGAGCAGACCGAGTGTTTAGATAGAGAGATAGCGAAACTGTGGGACCTAGAGACGTTAGGTATCAGGGAAACGCGGGGAGTACAAGAGGAGTTTTTAGATAACATTAGTTTCAATGGAGAGAGGTACTCAGTGAAGTTACCGTGGAAGGTCAATCATAAGCCGTTGCCTACGAATAACGAAAGTAGCTTAGGCCGCCTTCATAGCACGATGAGAAAGTTCAGGCAGGAGCCAGAAGTGCTTGATCAGTATGAGGCAGTTATCAAGAATCAGTTAGAAGCGGGAGTGATAGAGCCAGTTCATGCATTAGAAGAGGGTAATAAGATACATTATTTGGCACATAGAGCTGTAGTGCGTAGACACATTCCCACTAGTACACCAGTTATAGTGATCTATGATGAGTCGGCGAAGACAGGTAAGGGGGGAGTGTCGCTCAACGATTGTTTACACGTAGGGCCGTCTCTGAACGCTCTTTTGTTTAATGTGTTGTTGAGATTCCGTCTACACAGGATAGCTTTGACAGCGGACATAGAAAAGGCTTTCTTGAACATCGAGGTGGACCTGAAGGACAGAGATTGCTTGCGATTCCTGTTCCCTGAGGATCCGAGAAAGGAAGATTCGGTCATCAAGGTATAA